A single window of Rhinoraja longicauda isolate Sanriku21f chromosome 29, sRhiLon1.1, whole genome shotgun sequence DNA harbors:
- the ndufa3 gene encoding NADH dehydrogenase [ubiquinone] 1 alpha subcomplex subunit 3 isoform X2: protein MTSWGRGDAVTSLRRDHGPGRWHRYGVSERAAGRSARDIAAFLKNAWAKEPVIVTSFAIGITALMLPWVSPVAHYQTKMNCAVPLQYPVPVRDDDNMPDIPSHPCDKIGPSLEWLKRL from the exons ATGACGTCTTGGGGGCGGGGTGACGCGGTGACGTCTCTGAGGCGGGACCACGGTCCGGGAAGATGGCACCGCTACGGAGTGAGTGAGAGGGCGGCGGGGAGGTCAGCCCGAG ACATCGCGGCGTTTCTGAAGAATGCCTGGGCGAAGGAGCCGGTGATCGTGACATCGTTCGCCATCGGCATCACCG cTCTTATGTTGCCATGGGTGAGCCCCGTTGCCCATTACCAAACAAAGATGAATTGTGCTGTACCCCTACAGTATCCAG TTCCTGTACGGGATGACGACAATATGCCTGATATTCCATCCCACCCTTGTGATAAAATTGGACCATCTCTTGAATGGCTGAAGCGGCTTTGA
- the ndufa3 gene encoding NADH dehydrogenase [ubiquinone] 1 alpha subcomplex subunit 3 isoform X3 produces MAPLRNIAAFLKNAWAKEPVIVTSFAIGITALMLPWVSPVAHYQTKMNCAVPLQYPVPVRDDDNMPDIPSHPCDKIGPSLEWLKRL; encoded by the exons ATGGCACCGCTACGGA ACATCGCGGCGTTTCTGAAGAATGCCTGGGCGAAGGAGCCGGTGATCGTGACATCGTTCGCCATCGGCATCACCG cTCTTATGTTGCCATGGGTGAGCCCCGTTGCCCATTACCAAACAAAGATGAATTGTGCTGTACCCCTACAGTATCCAG TTCCTGTACGGGATGACGACAATATGCCTGATATTCCATCCCACCCTTGTGATAAAATTGGACCATCTCTTGAATGGCTGAAGCGGCTTTGA
- the ndufa3 gene encoding NADH dehydrogenase [ubiquinone] 1 alpha subcomplex subunit 3 isoform X1, which yields MTSWGRGDAVTSLRRDHGPGRWHRYGVSERAAGRSARGTDIAAFLKNAWAKEPVIVTSFAIGITALMLPWVSPVAHYQTKMNCAVPLQYPVPVRDDDNMPDIPSHPCDKIGPSLEWLKRL from the exons ATGACGTCTTGGGGGCGGGGTGACGCGGTGACGTCTCTGAGGCGGGACCACGGTCCGGGAAGATGGCACCGCTACGGAGTGAGTGAGAGGGCGGCGGGGAGGTCAGCCCGAGGTACCG ACATCGCGGCGTTTCTGAAGAATGCCTGGGCGAAGGAGCCGGTGATCGTGACATCGTTCGCCATCGGCATCACCG cTCTTATGTTGCCATGGGTGAGCCCCGTTGCCCATTACCAAACAAAGATGAATTGTGCTGTACCCCTACAGTATCCAG TTCCTGTACGGGATGACGACAATATGCCTGATATTCCATCCCACCCTTGTGATAAAATTGGACCATCTCTTGAATGGCTGAAGCGGCTTTGA